One part of the Alistipes onderdonkii genome encodes these proteins:
- a CDS encoding thiamine pyrophosphate-dependent enzyme, with translation MAKRELLLGDEALALGALHAGLSGVYAYPGTPSTEITEYIQGHPLTAERGIHCTWSANEKTAMEEALGMSFAGKRALVCMKHVGMNVAADAFVNSAMTGANGGLVVVAADDPSMHSSQNEQDSRFYGKFALVPTFEPSTQQEAYEMVQAAFDFSEKYRIPVLMRLTTRMAHSRAMVEPREARPENSLAYPARTRQWVLMPGNSRVRYEALLADYARFEEEAAASRFNRYADAEDKSLGIIACGIAYNYLMENYPDGCPHPVLKISQYPLPQELVRRMASECKALLIIEEGQPVVEEALRGILPAPIEIRGRMSGELPRTGELTPDSVRTALGLTPHAPLAASGIVVPRPPALCQGCGHRDMYTALTEVAGEYENAKVFSDIGCYTLGWLSPFHAIDTCVDMGASITMAKGAADAGQHPALAVIGDSTFTHSGMTGLLDAVNEGTNITVVISDNLTTGMTGGQDSAGTGRLEQICAGLGVAPAHIRVVVPLPRTREEMKAMLREEIAFDGVSVIIPRRECIQTAKRHNATKQKQ, from the coding sequence ATGGCAAAACGGGAATTATTACTCGGAGACGAAGCCCTCGCACTGGGGGCGCTCCACGCAGGATTGTCGGGTGTCTATGCCTATCCGGGCACGCCTTCGACCGAAATCACCGAATATATACAAGGACATCCGCTCACCGCCGAACGAGGCATCCACTGCACATGGTCGGCCAATGAGAAGACGGCGATGGAGGAGGCGCTGGGCATGTCGTTCGCCGGAAAGCGCGCCTTGGTGTGCATGAAACATGTGGGCATGAACGTCGCCGCCGACGCCTTCGTCAACTCGGCGATGACGGGAGCCAACGGCGGACTGGTCGTCGTGGCGGCCGACGACCCCTCGATGCACTCGTCGCAGAACGAGCAGGATTCACGCTTCTACGGCAAGTTCGCACTCGTCCCGACGTTCGAGCCCTCCACGCAGCAGGAGGCCTACGAGATGGTGCAGGCCGCGTTCGATTTCTCGGAAAAATACCGCATCCCCGTACTGATGCGCCTTACGACCCGCATGGCGCACTCGCGCGCCATGGTCGAACCGCGCGAGGCACGCCCCGAGAACAGCCTCGCCTATCCCGCCCGGACGCGCCAATGGGTGCTGATGCCGGGCAATTCGCGCGTAAGATACGAGGCATTGCTCGCCGACTATGCCCGCTTCGAAGAGGAGGCGGCTGCAAGCCGCTTCAACCGTTACGCCGACGCTGAAGATAAATCGCTGGGCATCATCGCCTGCGGCATTGCCTACAACTACCTCATGGAGAACTACCCCGACGGATGCCCGCACCCGGTGCTCAAAATATCGCAATACCCGCTTCCGCAGGAACTCGTGCGCCGCATGGCGTCGGAATGCAAGGCGCTGCTCATCATCGAGGAGGGACAACCCGTCGTCGAAGAAGCCCTGCGCGGCATCCTGCCTGCGCCCATTGAGATCCGTGGCCGCATGTCGGGCGAACTGCCCCGCACCGGGGAACTGACTCCGGACAGCGTACGCACGGCCCTGGGGCTCACCCCGCACGCGCCCCTCGCCGCCAGCGGCATCGTCGTCCCCCGTCCGCCCGCATTGTGCCAGGGTTGCGGCCACCGCGACATGTATACGGCACTGACGGAGGTAGCAGGCGAATATGAAAATGCCAAGGTATTCAGCGACATCGGCTGCTACACGCTGGGGTGGCTCTCGCCGTTCCATGCCATCGACACCTGCGTCGACATGGGCGCCTCGATCACGATGGCCAAAGGCGCAGCCGACGCCGGACAGCACCCCGCCCTGGCCGTCATCGGCGACTCGACCTTCACCCACTCGGGGATGACCGGGCTGCTGGACGCCGTGAACGAGGGGACGAACATCACGGTCGTCATTTCGGACAACCTCACCACAGGCATGACCGGAGGCCAGGATTCGGCCGGCACGGGACGCCTCGAACAGATATGCGCCGGCCTGGGCGTCGCCCCCGCCCACATCCGCGTCGTAGTGCCGCTGCCCCGAACCCGCGAAGAGATGAAGGCCATGCTCCGCGAAGAGATCGCCTTCGACGGCGTCTCGGTCATCATCCCCCGCCGCGAATGCATACAGACCGCCAAACGGCACAACGCAACCAAACAGAAACAATAG
- a CDS encoding MarR family transcriptional regulator, producing MEKLCRIRELQRAVNRFEAALERSHGICLNEGMALCSLSKAGRLSCGELGEMLGLTPSNTSKVLRSVEGKGYVNRELGTNDKRQMYFSLTEKGRGLLGSINCEEIKTPELLKTLFGE from the coding sequence ATGGAAAAACTGTGTAGGATCCGCGAGCTGCAACGGGCCGTCAACCGGTTCGAAGCGGCACTCGAACGCTCGCACGGGATCTGCCTGAACGAAGGCATGGCCTTATGCAGCCTTTCGAAAGCCGGACGTCTCTCCTGCGGGGAGCTGGGCGAAATGCTGGGGCTTACTCCGTCGAACACCTCGAAGGTGCTCCGCTCGGTCGAAGGGAAAGGCTACGTAAACCGGGAGTTGGGTACGAACGATAAGCGGCAGATGTACTTTTCGCTGACCGAAAAGGGCCGCGGGCTCCTGGGAAGCATAAATTGTGAAGAAATCAAAACGCCCGAATTACTGAAAACACTATTCGGGGAATAA
- a CDS encoding 4Fe-4S binding protein, producing MALTVDNLRCPQNHRCPLLLVCPVGAITQSGFGLPAIDPEKCIECGKCIGHCGKQAIRKPADNGKTV from the coding sequence ATGGCACTCACCGTAGACAATCTCCGCTGCCCGCAGAACCACCGGTGCCCGCTGCTTTTGGTCTGTCCCGTCGGGGCGATCACCCAATCGGGGTTCGGGCTTCCGGCAATCGACCCGGAGAAATGTATCGAATGCGGCAAATGTATCGGGCACTGCGGCAAACAGGCCATACGCAAACCGGCAGACAATGGAAAAACTGTGTAG
- the trxA gene encoding thioredoxin, with protein MKKLLLTTMCMLGLAACANGSNKENNTKKENTMKTIALTKADFLTKVANYETNPTEWKYLGDKPALIDFYASWCGPCKALAPVLEELAAEYGDSIYIYKVNTEEEQELAAAFGIRSIPTLLFIPTSGKPQIAQGALPKASLKEAIDQVLLNK; from the coding sequence ATGAAAAAACTATTATTGACCACGATGTGCATGCTCGGCCTGGCAGCCTGCGCAAACGGCAGCAACAAGGAAAACAACACTAAAAAAGAGAATACCATGAAAACGATCGCACTGACCAAGGCGGATTTCCTGACCAAAGTCGCAAATTACGAAACGAACCCTACCGAGTGGAAGTACCTCGGCGACAAACCGGCGCTCATCGACTTCTACGCATCATGGTGCGGCCCCTGCAAGGCGCTTGCCCCGGTTCTGGAAGAGCTGGCTGCCGAGTACGGCGACAGCATCTACATCTACAAGGTGAATACCGAAGAGGAGCAGGAGCTCGCCGCCGCATTTGGCATCCGCTCGATCCCGACGCTGCTTTTCATCCCCACCAGCGGCAAGCCCCAGATCGCACAGGGTGCCCTACCCAAGGCGTCGCTCAAGGAAGCCATCGACCAGGTACTGCTCAACAAGTAA
- a CDS encoding SinI family restriction endonuclease translates to MKETTNFDDFSVKKAISLAKTFAKDAYTKELGVVLSVAFRDIRNLPALKFNQNEPIPLKEYVKKWVARYLSGYNGRPSKRQGKKSQTKPDPAVKLILRTRREDIDDNFADTLEKGHSIMMTIEGMVGNLLEEYLATILHPYGWYCCWGSTIDAVDFCKEDGSLLQVKTSSNSENSSSIRVRNGTEIRKWFRRFSNKANKFNWVALNEIIGRDIFSEENSEREFRDFITRTIRENPGCIYTPEKCHIEDVQMELL, encoded by the coding sequence ATGAAAGAAACCACTAATTTCGATGATTTTTCGGTAAAAAAAGCGATCTCGCTTGCGAAAACTTTTGCAAAAGACGCTTACACGAAAGAATTAGGAGTCGTTCTGAGTGTGGCATTTAGAGATATACGCAATCTACCGGCATTGAAATTTAACCAGAACGAGCCCATCCCCCTCAAAGAATATGTCAAGAAGTGGGTTGCACGATATCTATCAGGATACAATGGCAGGCCGTCCAAACGGCAGGGCAAAAAATCCCAAACAAAACCGGATCCTGCCGTAAAATTAATTCTCCGAACCCGAAGAGAAGATATCGACGACAATTTCGCAGATACACTTGAAAAAGGGCACTCCATCATGATGACAATCGAGGGGATGGTCGGCAATCTGCTCGAAGAATATCTGGCGACAATTTTACACCCGTATGGTTGGTATTGCTGCTGGGGAAGCACCATAGACGCGGTCGACTTTTGCAAGGAAGACGGCTCTTTACTCCAGGTGAAGACAAGCAGCAATTCGGAAAACAGCTCCAGCATCCGCGTGCGGAACGGAACAGAAATAAGAAAATGGTTTCGAAGATTTTCCAATAAAGCCAATAAATTCAACTGGGTCGCCCTAAACGAAATAATCGGCAGGGACATATTCAGCGAAGAAAATTCTGAACGAGAATTCAGGGATTTCATTACCCGGACGATCCGAGAGAATCCCGGCTGCATCTACACCCCCGAAAAGTGCCATATCGAAGATGTTCAGATGGAGCTGTTGTAA
- a CDS encoding TlpA disulfide reductase family protein — protein MKRISAIFIATALLSGCGGPHYTVTGRYGLAPGDSVYLLGSGNTVLAAGVMDADTTFTLKGRIAAPELASLSDRYATVEPAMLFLEAGTIRIEPRNGSGYRVTGTRLNDRADSVYRSCAALDARLRDEKLSGGNPETIRTIASERNEVISTAVRANNDNLLGAYLFQQFQSSGTPAGVRERLAEFSPEMQAHPILRGVLARIEAVEKTAIGQPYTDLALCDAEGAAIPLSSVAGKANWVLLDFWATWCTPCCREIPHLREAYAAYKAKGLEIYCVSLDNDETKWRSFTSDNDMPWINVLGIDADKQSTAAAAYGITSIPANFLISPDGIIVAKNLRGGELSKKLAEMLE, from the coding sequence ATGAAAAGAATCTCTGCCATTTTTATCGCCACGGCACTCCTATCCGGCTGCGGTGGCCCTCATTACACCGTCACCGGGCGTTACGGCCTCGCACCGGGCGACTCGGTATATCTGCTGGGCAGCGGCAATACGGTGCTTGCAGCCGGAGTCATGGATGCAGATACGACCTTTACGCTGAAAGGACGCATTGCAGCACCCGAACTGGCATCCCTGTCCGACCGCTATGCCACGGTAGAACCGGCCATGCTCTTCCTCGAAGCGGGCACCATCCGGATCGAACCCAGAAACGGCTCCGGCTACCGGGTCACGGGCACCCGGCTCAACGACCGGGCGGACTCGGTTTACCGGTCTTGTGCGGCGCTCGACGCCCGCCTCCGGGACGAAAAGCTATCGGGCGGAAACCCGGAAACGATCCGGACTATCGCATCGGAACGCAATGAGGTGATTTCAACAGCCGTCAGGGCCAACAACGACAACCTGCTGGGTGCATATCTGTTCCAGCAATTCCAATCGTCCGGCACCCCCGCCGGTGTCCGGGAGCGCCTTGCGGAGTTCTCCCCCGAGATGCAGGCACATCCGATCCTGAGAGGAGTGCTCGCGCGGATTGAAGCAGTCGAAAAGACAGCTATCGGCCAGCCGTACACCGACCTCGCCCTGTGCGACGCCGAAGGTGCCGCTATCCCGCTGTCATCCGTTGCGGGAAAGGCGAACTGGGTTCTGCTCGACTTCTGGGCGACCTGGTGCACCCCCTGCTGCCGCGAGATCCCCCACCTGCGCGAGGCATACGCCGCCTACAAAGCCAAAGGGCTCGAAATTTACTGCGTCTCGCTCGACAACGACGAGACGAAATGGCGGTCGTTCACATCGGATAACGACATGCCGTGGATCAATGTCCTGGGCATCGACGCGGACAAACAGAGCACGGCGGCCGCAGCCTACGGGATCACGTCGATCCCCGCGAACTTCCTGATCTCGCCCGACGGCATCATCGTAGCGAAGAACCTGCGCGGCGGGGAGCTTTCGAAGAAACTCGCCGAAATGCTGGAATAG
- the ruvC gene encoding crossover junction endodeoxyribonuclease RuvC, protein MQHQETYRIMGIDPGTNYMGYGVLEIEGRNVRSVVLGDIDLHKLTDPYAKLRYIFERVGALIDQYAPREVALESPFFGENVQSMLKLGRAQGVAMAAALSRGLAVSEYAPMRIKQSITGRGSAAKEQVAAIVCRILSIDQPPRRLDATDGMAVALCHHFTTASPLNTALGDERVKGLGGGKKAASKRGSQSWEKFLKDHPDRELK, encoded by the coding sequence ATGCAACATCAGGAGACATACCGCATCATGGGCATCGACCCCGGCACCAATTACATGGGGTACGGGGTGTTGGAAATCGAGGGGCGCAACGTCCGTTCGGTCGTACTGGGCGACATCGACCTGCACAAACTGACCGATCCCTATGCCAAGCTACGTTATATCTTCGAGCGGGTCGGAGCGCTGATCGACCAGTACGCCCCGCGCGAAGTGGCGTTGGAATCGCCTTTCTTCGGCGAAAACGTGCAGTCGATGCTCAAACTCGGGAGGGCACAGGGCGTGGCCATGGCGGCTGCGCTGAGCCGCGGCCTCGCCGTTTCGGAATACGCCCCGATGCGCATCAAGCAGAGCATCACGGGGCGCGGTTCCGCCGCCAAGGAACAGGTCGCAGCCATCGTCTGCCGCATCCTCTCGATAGATCAGCCCCCCAGACGGCTCGATGCCACGGACGGCATGGCCGTAGCCTTGTGCCACCACTTCACAACGGCCAGCCCGCTCAACACGGCCCTGGGTGACGAGCGCGTAAAAGGGCTGGGCGGCGGCAAAAAAGCAGCTTCGAAACGCGGCTCCCAGAGTTGGGAGAAATTTCTGAAAGACCATCCCGACCGGGAGCTCAAATAA
- a CDS encoding TlpA disulfide reductase family protein, which yields MKKTLLFASAAVLLCGCGTGSKYVVEGHIAGLEGTVYMFEGDSLIDSAVVEGGKFRFEGPADITARRTVTDSREGEVQRFGTMFFPEPGTVSIEDNPDAPAGSTRVTGTPANDASAAFWASAMALMNEYHREGTSDERRREIEDELGGLPRKTADANRDNAFGIIALEGMAPTLSGQELLDRIAEFSPGMQKSRELSALRTVAAQRLKTDIGQPYMNIMQGDADGQIVTLTSVIDNPANKYTLVDFWASWCGPCMEEVPHLKQAYDKFHGRGFEIYGVSLDNDNDKWLGAIREHGMGWVQVSDLNGFDNLAAKDYAVQSIPSNFLIDAQGRIVAKNLRGEDLCSKVAELLAE from the coding sequence ATGAAAAAAACACTCCTTTTCGCATCGGCCGCAGTCCTGTTATGCGGTTGCGGCACCGGATCCAAATACGTCGTCGAAGGCCACATCGCCGGGCTCGAAGGCACCGTCTACATGTTCGAGGGCGACAGCCTGATCGACTCGGCCGTCGTCGAAGGCGGCAAGTTCCGCTTCGAAGGCCCGGCGGACATCACCGCCCGGCGCACCGTCACCGATTCGCGCGAAGGGGAGGTGCAGCGGTTCGGGACGATGTTCTTCCCCGAACCGGGGACGGTTTCGATCGAGGACAACCCCGATGCCCCGGCCGGGTCGACCCGTGTGACGGGCACCCCGGCAAACGATGCAAGCGCCGCTTTCTGGGCGTCGGCCATGGCGCTGATGAATGAATACCACCGGGAAGGCACCTCCGATGAACGTCGCCGGGAGATCGAAGACGAACTGGGCGGGCTCCCCCGCAAAACGGCGGATGCCAACCGCGACAATGCGTTCGGAATCATAGCCCTGGAAGGGATGGCCCCCACGCTTTCGGGACAGGAGCTGCTCGACCGGATCGCCGAATTTTCGCCAGGGATGCAAAAGTCCCGGGAGTTGTCCGCGCTCAGGACGGTTGCGGCGCAACGTCTCAAGACCGACATCGGCCAGCCCTACATGAACATCATGCAGGGCGATGCCGACGGGCAGATCGTCACCCTGACCTCGGTGATCGACAACCCGGCCAACAAATACACGCTCGTGGACTTCTGGGCATCGTGGTGCGGCCCCTGCATGGAGGAGGTTCCCCATCTGAAGCAGGCTTACGACAAGTTCCACGGCCGGGGCTTCGAAATATACGGCGTATCGCTGGACAACGACAACGACAAATGGCTCGGCGCCATCCGCGAGCACGGCATGGGCTGGGTGCAGGTCAGCGACCTCAACGGCTTCGACAACCTCGCGGCGAAAGACTATGCCGTGCAAAGCATCCCGTCGAATTTCCTGATCGACGCCCAGGGCCGGATCGTCGCCAAGAACCTGCGCGGCGAAGACCTTTGCAGCAAAGTCGCCGAATTGCTCGCCGAGTAA
- a CDS encoding TlpA disulfide reductase family protein: MKNLFLFATAAAVLCSCSNQPKYIIDGDIAGLEGTVYLYQGDSLIDSAAVKAGKFQFRGNAQTPGVHYLLDSREGRPQAFAMQFILEPGNISIKSDAEDPQVRHTTGTPANDASDAYSAASRALIKEYRDQATTDERREAIEKEFEQLTLSTIDNNRDNFFGVALMPNRAYELSGQETLDEIAKFSPEMQQTKELTDLKASAEQKLKTDVGQPYIDIVQNNAEGQPVSLKSVIDNPANKYTLVDFWASWCGPCMGEVPHLKETYDKFHKKGFEIYGVSFDRDRDKWLAAVKDNGMDWIHVSELQQFDNQAAKDYAVQGIPSNFLIDAQGVIVAKNLRGEDLYKKVEELLGK; encoded by the coding sequence ATGAAAAACTTATTCCTTTTCGCAACAGCCGCAGCCGTGCTGTGCAGTTGCAGTAACCAGCCCAAGTACATCATCGACGGCGATATCGCCGGGCTCGAAGGAACGGTCTACCTGTACCAGGGCGACAGCCTGATCGACTCGGCAGCCGTCAAGGCAGGCAAGTTCCAGTTCAGGGGCAACGCCCAAACGCCGGGCGTACACTACCTGCTCGACTCGCGCGAGGGACGCCCGCAGGCTTTCGCCATGCAGTTCATCCTCGAACCGGGCAACATCTCGATCAAGAGCGACGCCGAGGATCCGCAGGTTCGCCATACCACCGGCACGCCGGCCAACGACGCCAGCGACGCCTATTCGGCAGCCAGCCGTGCCCTGATCAAGGAATACCGCGACCAGGCTACGACCGACGAGCGCCGCGAGGCCATCGAAAAGGAGTTCGAACAACTGACGCTTTCGACGATCGACAACAACCGCGACAATTTCTTCGGCGTGGCGCTGATGCCCAACCGGGCCTACGAGCTTTCGGGACAGGAAACCCTGGACGAAATCGCCAAGTTCTCGCCCGAGATGCAGCAGACCAAGGAACTGACCGACCTGAAGGCCTCGGCCGAACAGAAGCTCAAGACCGACGTCGGCCAGCCCTACATCGACATCGTGCAGAACAATGCCGAGGGGCAGCCCGTATCGCTCAAGTCGGTGATCGACAATCCGGCCAACAAGTACACGCTCGTGGACTTCTGGGCTTCGTGGTGCGGCCCCTGCATGGGTGAGGTTCCCCACCTGAAGGAGACCTACGACAAGTTCCACAAAAAAGGCTTCGAAATCTACGGTGTCTCGTTCGACCGCGACCGCGACAAGTGGCTCGCTGCCGTCAAGGACAACGGCATGGACTGGATTCATGTCAGCGAGCTGCAACAGTTTGACAACCAAGCTGCCAAAGACTATGCGGTACAGGGCATCCCGTCGAATTTCCTGATCGACGCCCAGGGCGTGATCGTCGCCAAGAACCTGCGCGGCGAAGACCTCTACAAGAAAGTGGAGGAGCTCCTCGGAAAGTAG
- the lpxD gene encoding UDP-3-O-(3-hydroxymyristoyl)glucosamine N-acyltransferase has translation MMEFTAEMIAGFLGGEIVGDKEAKVHTVSSIEEGRAGSLSYLTNPKYEACIYTTGASVVLVNRTFEPSQPLSATLIKVDDAGACVLKLLEMYNAAKPRRSGISPLASVCAEAQVGEGCYIGDFAVVEAGVKIGNGCQIYPQVYLGTGVSVGEGTILYPGVKVYEGCCIGRNCILHAGAVIGADGFGFMPNAAGGFDKIPQLGNVVIEDDVEIGANTCIDRAKTDSTVIRRGVKLDNLIQIGHNVQVGENTVSSAQTGIAGTSKVGSNCFLAGQVGIADHVNVGNNVKIGSKSGLDKDVPDGEIRFGYPALPGMQYHRSATVFKRLPELEKRVNELEKQLAASKK, from the coding sequence ATGATGGAATTCACAGCCGAAATGATCGCCGGGTTCCTGGGCGGTGAAATCGTCGGCGACAAGGAGGCGAAAGTACACACCGTATCTTCGATCGAGGAAGGCAGGGCCGGCTCGCTCAGCTACCTTACCAACCCCAAATACGAAGCCTGTATTTATACTACCGGAGCGTCGGTCGTGCTGGTCAACCGCACGTTCGAGCCCTCACAGCCGCTTTCGGCCACGCTCATCAAGGTCGACGACGCAGGCGCCTGCGTCCTGAAGCTGCTCGAAATGTACAATGCCGCAAAACCCCGCCGCAGCGGCATAAGCCCGCTGGCCTCGGTCTGCGCCGAAGCCCAGGTGGGCGAAGGGTGCTACATCGGCGACTTCGCGGTCGTCGAAGCCGGCGTGAAGATCGGCAACGGATGCCAGATTTATCCGCAGGTATACCTCGGAACGGGCGTAAGTGTGGGAGAAGGCACGATCCTCTATCCGGGGGTCAAGGTCTACGAAGGCTGTTGCATCGGACGCAACTGCATCCTGCACGCGGGCGCCGTGATCGGCGCCGACGGATTCGGATTCATGCCCAATGCCGCAGGCGGGTTCGACAAGATACCCCAGCTGGGCAACGTCGTGATCGAAGACGACGTGGAGATCGGCGCCAATACCTGCATCGACCGCGCCAAAACCGACTCGACGGTCATCCGCCGGGGCGTGAAACTGGACAACCTGATCCAGATCGGCCACAACGTGCAGGTCGGCGAGAACACCGTCTCGTCGGCACAGACCGGCATCGCAGGCACCTCGAAGGTGGGCAGCAACTGCTTCCTCGCGGGGCAGGTGGGCATCGCCGACCATGTCAACGTCGGCAACAATGTGAAGATCGGCTCGAAGAGCGGCCTGGACAAGGACGTGCCCGACGGCGAGATCCGCTTCGGCTACCCGGCGCTGCCCGGCATGCAGTACCACCGTTCGGCGACGGTTTTCAAACGGCTGCCCGAACTCGAAAAACGCGTGAACGAGCTGGAGAAGCAACTCGCAGCATCAAAAAAATAA
- the coaD gene encoding pantetheine-phosphate adenylyltransferase: MERSAIFPGSFDPFTRGHAALVDEALNLFDRVVIGIGNNTSKQGLLTVVNRKRLIDDLYAGNARVEARIYTGLTGEFAEEMGACAIIRGVRNTTDFEYERTMEATNHRIYPDITTVMLFTPAPVADISSSTVREVLSFGRSVEEFMPVGVDINKYL; the protein is encoded by the coding sequence ATGGAAAGGTCTGCTATTTTCCCCGGGTCGTTCGACCCGTTCACCCGCGGCCATGCGGCACTGGTCGACGAGGCCCTGAACCTCTTCGACCGCGTAGTCATCGGCATCGGCAACAACACCTCGAAACAGGGATTGCTGACCGTCGTCAACCGCAAACGGCTGATCGACGACCTCTATGCCGGGAATGCACGTGTCGAAGCCCGGATTTACACGGGGCTCACGGGCGAATTCGCCGAGGAGATGGGGGCCTGCGCCATTATCCGCGGCGTGCGGAACACAACCGACTTCGAATACGAACGCACGATGGAGGCCACCAACCACCGGATCTACCCCGACATCACGACCGTGATGTTGTTCACCCCGGCGCCCGTGGCCGACATTTCGTCGTCGACGGTGCGCGAAGTGCTTTCGTTCGGCCGTTCGGTGGAAGAGTTCATGCCCGTGGGAGTAGATATTAACAAATACCTGTAA
- a CDS encoding DUF6549 family protein: MKKYLFLYAVLTTALLAYGYARYRHETRRLTQNQDALASGIEHYRTRLGQEAASVQALRLRCAEFERLRAEDAASIRRLGIKLRRLEAAAKTVTATSVDLRAPVRDTVVLLRRDTLRIRDTLKLFRWRDAWVTVEGRIRTDSVACRVESTDTLRQVVHRVPRRFLFIRWGTKALRQEIVSSNPHTRIVYSDYVKFER, from the coding sequence ATGAAAAAATACCTTTTCCTTTACGCCGTCCTCACAACGGCGCTGCTGGCATACGGCTATGCCCGTTACCGCCACGAAACCCGCCGCCTCACCCAGAACCAGGATGCCCTGGCCTCCGGCATCGAACACTACCGCACCCGGCTGGGACAAGAGGCCGCCTCGGTGCAGGCATTGCGTCTGCGCTGTGCCGAATTCGAACGCCTCCGCGCCGAGGATGCCGCCTCCATCCGCCGGCTCGGCATCAAGCTCCGGAGGCTGGAAGCCGCCGCCAAAACAGTCACCGCCACGAGCGTCGACCTGCGCGCGCCCGTCCGCGACACCGTCGTCCTGCTCCGCCGGGACACGCTCCGAATCCGCGATACCCTGAAACTATTCCGCTGGCGCGATGCCTGGGTTACGGTCGAAGGGCGTATCCGCACCGACTCGGTCGCCTGCCGCGTGGAGAGCACCGACACCCTGCGGCAGGTCGTGCACCGCGTCCCGCGGCGATTCCTCTTCATCCGCTGGGGCACGAAGGCCCTGCGCCAGGAGATCGTATCGTCGAATCCGCATACGCGGATCGTCTATTCGGACTATGTAAAGTTCGAACGGTAA
- a CDS encoding aminotransferase class IV, with protein sequence MREVYLYQTVHVLDGESLCLREHLAVLDRWSRTLFGCPGPQDAREVGTAIAAVAGREAPGSDRSKFVRLVLPASGSLRLEFEGVSLYRGYDLRSLMPEAVTLQYEPPLFDAPTSAREAAVELARQYAGLQGASVAVRCDRNGTLMAADEAALFAIRGRRVYAPPGEASIGRSLAVRSIRAAGLELAEAPVGRDDLPRMDELFFIDHRGVTALSRCDGQPYMAIFAERIAGALRGLFPNM encoded by the coding sequence ATGCGGGAAGTCTACCTATACCAGACCGTACATGTCCTCGACGGGGAGTCCCTCTGCCTGCGGGAACACCTGGCCGTACTCGACCGCTGGTCGCGCACGCTCTTCGGGTGCCCGGGGCCACAGGACGCCCGGGAGGTCGGGACGGCCATCGCGGCGGTGGCCGGACGGGAAGCCCCCGGCAGCGACCGTTCGAAATTCGTGCGGCTCGTCCTGCCGGCATCGGGCTCCCTGCGGCTGGAATTCGAAGGCGTTTCGCTCTACCGCGGCTACGACCTGCGCAGCCTGATGCCCGAAGCCGTGACGCTGCAATACGAACCGCCGCTGTTCGACGCCCCCACCTCGGCACGCGAGGCCGCCGTAGAGCTGGCACGGCAATACGCCGGGTTGCAGGGTGCGAGCGTCGCCGTACGCTGCGACCGCAACGGGACTCTCATGGCGGCCGACGAAGCGGCGCTGTTCGCCATCCGGGGCAGGCGGGTCTACGCCCCGCCGGGCGAAGCGAGCATCGGGCGCAGCCTTGCAGTCAGGAGCATCCGCGCCGCCGGGCTGGAACTGGCCGAAGCGCCCGTCGGGCGCGACGACCTGCCGCGCATGGACGAACTTTTCTTCATCGACCACCGGGGCGTCACCGCCCTTTCCCGCTGCGACGGGCAGCCCTACATGGCCATCTTCGCCGAACGCATTGCCGGGGCGCTCCGCGGGCTGTTTCCGAATATGTAG